The genomic interval aaaaaaaaatattcattataattcctaataaacaaacttagtattaaaattttaaataaacggGTACGCTTaccttttatttgattttttcggcgaaaataattattcaaaaaaactactttttacaAGAAAGACAGTTAACTACCAATTCAACGTACGAAAACCTCAGTCGCCCTTGACcggatttttttattctttgttgGCTTGTGGTGTGTTCAAATAAATTGGTTCACCCTGATTCCCGTTACTAACTTAGACAGGAAGAACGGAATGGAGACGTCAATATTGACGCACTTCCGCCTGCCACTGCAATAATTGCGCCCCCGCTGATTGTTGTGAAAGAGCTGTCAAATGTCAATTAATGAGCCACAGATTATTATTGTGCACAGATTGCAACAATTACTGGCCACCAACGACAGTAGATGACACATATATAGGTACGAGATGCCCGCAATAACTCTACCAAAATGGCAGCTGATATGTctcaattagttttttttttcttcataaaaTCAGTTTGGATAAGAAGATTTTATTAGCACGAGCTCGACGTTCGCTCGGGATGTATGTTTGGGTGGTCATCCACTAGTATTGGGCATGCGCTATTGTATGTGTATACAACCATTGATAGCGATCAGACAACGTTTATGCGAAATaggaaaagttaaataaaaagatgATGACGACGCTATTGAATGCTCTATAGCGCATTTTGTCTCATAAGTGTAGATAAATCTAAAAGTGGGAACGTACCACGtactttgtaattatatttcatGTGGTGTTCGGTCGACCACCGGGTTAGGTGCGTGATTCAGCAGCCGGCTAATGGTCATTTGGTCTGTTGGGACATGATTAATTATAGTTATCAAGCCTCGGCCAAATCAGGCCAGCTGATGGCTCAATGATGAGAGCTCCTTTTATGGTTACAGAGTTAGGTGTAAGTGGATGCGGCTGGAAAAATATAATCCGttacgttataaataaaaatatattattttcaaatcggtttatgaATGACCTGAGCTATGACCTGAGTGTTCTGAGTTAACAAACCCTTTTTTCTAAGCCGTTAAAGattaatacgttttttttttagtgtatactttttatttaaaccttcTATTCCTGTTTTAAAATCCTACCTTGTATCTAGTCATGACATTCTATTCTTAAAAAGGCTATAAATTTGTTCAATTCTCATCATTTGTTAGTCTGTATTGTAATCTGTTGATTTTGAACGATCTGTATTCTgcacttaaatatatattttgtatagtaAGTAGGTCCTTgtcttgttatatttttttgaaaccaAATGctttatataaatgattaatattCAACCTTTCTCCCCAACTAACCGTCAAATATTGTGCTTGGAGTTTATACAACAAAGGTTCATTTTGTAAGAAGCAAGacaaatctatatctatagcacctactaataataaagcgtaacagtttgttttttatttgaacgCACTAATCTACATtaggatataaaatatttttttttgaatacgaTAGCCCAATTTTTTCATAAGCTATTTACACCTACGGCTCATGTGAGTCGAGCAAATAGAAAATAGCTACTGACACTCAAATAGCTGCATTACTATAACAGTGACTTATAAATTTCGTCGGTGAAATGCCATATTAGTTCTCTAATGTAATCTCACCTAAGGCTTAGGGGTTGGTAGTTTGAAGACTGCTCTCTGGCAATCTGGaagggtatgacagttatagtGCCAGTAAAGTGGTACCTAGTCGCGACCGTAGCCTCCCACAAGATGACCTCTGAGCCAATTCTGCGTCGAGAATCGAACCCGATTCTTTCCAATTCTACAACCAAAGCGCACACTGCTACCTATGCTTGAAAGGTCGTCGGTTGTGCGCCGTACACCAATCGAGGAAATTAGATATCAGCAGGGGTCCGACCGTGGACAAAGGCGATCGCGGACTTTGCAATAACAAAACACTTTTCGTCGCCTCTCCTGAGCAggatgaaataaataactaaaaaataaacttatttgcaACTGGGATGGGATTATAATTCGTCTGGATTTATGGGGAATTCCTAAGTTTTAAATGGCCTTCGTAAAAAttgacattatattttttttagatttggaACACATTGTGGATATTGACGACAAAGTTTGAGATACTGCTATCTCAAACTTAATCCACGTAATCCATACAAAGATGATCCTTCATAAGATGGTCCTATATACAAATAGTTATTCTTCTCTGGTAGTTTAGTTGCCAGAAGAGACTTTGAAAGTACAGCAAAGTAGGTAAATTAAACAAAGGTTCACTAAGAACACTTAAGAAGCTCATATCAGGGTATTGTACATATAAATCAAACAAAGTTTAAACACCATTTAAAccaaatttttatgttaaacaatTGGCATGCACTGTAACTTAATAGTTACAAATAATAGTAACTTAATAGgaccttattaataaacacgGCAAAAATTCGGAGTGGAGtggttatgcagtgttttgtcacagtCCAACTGACAGAATCTTTTCAACGATATgtaacgtttgttaataaggaCGATACACTCTTACTACGTTACTCTTACTCCGTTGGAAAAGCAATGTGTTTTCAGATTTGAAAGATGTTATcggttgaagtgtgacaaaacactgcatatctATTCTGACGTTACGccgcgtttattaataaggggtataattataaatgcaacGGTGAATACAAACAACGTACAATCTAAATTGGCCACGCTACAAATCTTCCCAAAGTACTTAGTGGCCTCACAGGTTACGGAAACGAGCATTTAGCTGGCCTGAATCATATTGTAATGCTTACGGTTAAACTTGTATCAGCGACCTAAAAATCAACAGACGTACTCTGTTCGTGTGTCGAAGAAGCTAAACCAGTTAGTTAATCCTCTAAAGTGATGGACTGACATTGAAAATCAAACGTGGTTACaattaaaacacttttttaagtaaaaagcaTCGAATTCACACCTCAATTCTAGAGGgaagacaaataaaaaataaatcatcttATTTTGATACACGCTTcacaaataaactaaattacgaTAATCCTTCAACCTATTCTTCACCGCCGTTTCTTTGAAATTCGGAAGCCGCTCTGGAGGGTCTTTAAAGATAGCTAGGCGTAGGTAATGCTTATAATTGGCTCCTTTATACTGGCCACCGGAAAGAAGACCCACGTCAAGGCATCGCGCCTATAAAAGGATTTATAATGGACGTTGTAAGAGAATATTTACGTGCCTCTATTGTATTCTACCAGACAGTTTGTCGCCAATGTCTGGTCAAATTCACAATCGCCGAATTTGCTTGTTTTTTCATTGCAATCATCTACAACTCAGTGCTTAAAGAGCAGGAAAATTGGGTACACATAAGCTATCTTTTTTCCGCGAACTAACTTGACTTAAATTAGgttaaatactaatataattttttaaaaataaagatttttatgaattgaTGTGATTTAGAAACTCAATCTAACAACAATGCGTCACGATAAAGAatcaaacatataaatgtataggattacGTCGGCGGGAGAATGAGATTGAATAGATTACACATTTCGTTTTAGTTACCACGGAGACTGAATTATgtgtcattatattatattttgcattaaaatattacataacttttaagctttgtacaaaataataaacctgaTATTTATCCTAATACTCATGATACTCTAAATTCATTTCAATGTCTCATAGGCTACTTTCCAGATGCTCTTCTGCAGTGTAagaattgcacaggatttttcttcttcttttgtggTCAGAAGCGGTCTGAGTGGGGGAATTGACCGTCCACTCTtgcagagaaaaaaaaaaaaaaataataataaaaatttgggAAAGTGTGGAAGTGTTCTTCCCGGGACGTGCCCAAAAGGCGTCGTACACGGGAGGCGtcggtgcgttcttaggagatcccggagcctcccttcATGTGCTGAGGCCGGCAAcggagggggttttagtgggtagaaatcccacataacccaattatttacaattcgggtatctcgtaatcaggagatttcccccccgtcaacaaaaaaaaaaaaggatttttcttCTTTACTTTTGTTACATTTATAGAATCCTTCATAACTAACTAATCATTGTCGTTATTATCTGAAAGTGAAACAACGCTAAAAGTATTCAATTgagattttttcttaaaaaggaCACAGTTTTTCTGTACAGGAAGCATGCAACTTTAAACTGTTCCTAGCTGAAGTTATGCGCGTATTAGGGCCGCCGTACACGGACTGCTCGAGCAGTTAGCGGCTGAGTGAAATACACGGACCGCTCGAGCGGTCGGCGTCGACTGCTTGAGCTGTCGGTTGTTGACTGCTCGAGCTACGACtcaactgctcgagcagttgaTTTTCTACCACAGTCGAGTCATGGATTCTGACGAGGAAGCACTGCTTTTGCTGCTCCTGCTCAGGCGGAGACGACGGCGGCGACgtcaaaagagaaaattttGGGTTCATCCAATTTTGCAATTAAGAGAACAACGTGGACAATTCCATCATTTGTTTATGGAACTTAGAAGTGATGAAGAAAAATTTTTCAACTATTTTAGAATGTCAAAGTCTTCGTTTGATgaattgtataatatactaaagtctcACATTAAACGGGAAGACACAATTATGAGGAGAAGTATCGAACCTGAAGAAAGACTAGCAGTAACATTgaggtaagaaaaatatatagtaattattaaaatttttattcattaaaaatattggaaattacaTCATCGGACATTACAGAACATGATGAAAGGTCTTCAAATTGAGAATTTTGGTCATCAGCCATTGATGTAGAGGGGCCGGTTGCTGATCTAGAGGGACCAGGCACTGATGTAGAGGTAGAGGGGCCAGTATTATAACCCCATGGTCCACGATAATCATTAAACGATGAATATCCCCTGTCACCATAACTCGAAGGATATGTGTGATTTGTCATCCCTTTAAAGTATTTCACTACGTTAAGTATTTCGGTCTTAGCATCTAATTTATAATgctcattaatttttttgaattcgccaactaatgatagtaaaaacaatttatcttcatcttcattatcaatgCGCGAATTCTGCGTTTTTTCATCTAAACGTTtggataatttttcaattaagacGTTCTCATCTGTGATTTTAGtagttaattttcttttgtttctttctctgggtattttattttgaccatTTTCGGTTTCTCCGGACGTAATTTCAGTGTGCTCACTCTCTTgtaaactatttgttttgtCGGGTCTATCTTCTATTATTGCCTTTAAAAAAGACATCTGCTGATAATATGCATATGGCCGAATGTTGAGGGCTGCTGAACCActctttggtttaatttttttagcataTCTGGTGTATCCATCTCTTAatgttttccattttttctgtattaacatggctgtaacaacaaaaaaatataagttagtataattgattgatttataaatatgttttacaggtaTTTGGCAACTGGATGTACATTTATGGATTTGCAATATAGTTTTAGAATAGCATCAACAACAATAGGTAAGATAGTGAGGGATGTTTGCAGAAATATATGGATACATATGAAGGATATGTGTATGGAACAACTAACTAAAGATAAATGGAAAGACATAATAAATGGTTTCAAAAAAAATGCTCAGTTTCCGAACTGCCTCGGTGCCGTTGATGGCaaacatattagaataataCAACCCGCGCAAAGTGGATCgtcatattataactataaaaattatttttcgataATACTTCTAGCAGTATGTGATAGTAATCATATGTTCACTTTCGTGGATATAGGCTCATATGGAAGGCACGCTGACTCGACTATTTTCGAAGAGAGTTgtctatataaaatgttacaagaaaaaaagttaaatatacctCCACCTTCTGCAATATCACAAAATGGACCGTTATTACCGAATGTGTTTATTGGGGATGAAGCGTTTAGCTTGCAGGAAAATTTAATGCGTCCATATGGTGGCAAGAATTtaccagagaaaaaaaaaatttttaactatCGGTTATCACGTGCGAGGCGATATATTGAATGCACGTTTGGCATATTAGCTAATAAATGGCGGATCTTTCATAGACCACTCAACGTCAACGTTGATTTCGCAGTGGATATAGTAAAATCATCGTGTGTTCTTCACAACTACGTAAAACAACGAGATGGAAATAAATTTGAGGATACGTTTGAGGGTCTTCCTTATTCTATAATACATTCAACCCAGCAAGTTCGTCCAGGTGGACCTATGTTAACAACAATCCGTGAAGAATTTGCTAATTACTTTGTGAGCGAAGAAGGCAAACTAGATTGGCAATGGAATATGATATAAATCAAAAGGGCGCCGTCCGTATAACATAGCCTctgtattcttttaaatattaaaaatataataagaagcaaaacaactattatattgttaccagtctgttttttaataataaataaaataataaatgtgtgtgttaaATGACTGACTTTTTTACTTaccgatttgatttttttcttcaactgGTTTTTCATCAAAGTTCTCAATTACTTGGGCACAAATAATTGCCCATGCattgttcttctttattttgtcgCTGTGTTCCTTAAGTTTATAGTTCCAAATAAGTTCTTGCGTTTTAATTGCGCTAATAAGGGCATCACTATCGCACACGCCCTCCATGTTCAAAAAACAGCCGGCAAATGAGAAAACAGACGCCGCGAGGCCGCAAAGGGCGGGGGGGAGAGGGAAGTCGGAGAGCTGTCGACTGCTCTAGCGCAGTCAACGGCTCGAGCAGTCGGTGTATGCCTCGCAACCGCTCGCGAGCGGTCGACGGCACGATGGAATTTCATCATGCAGTTGACGGCTTGAAGCGGTCGcgactgctcgagcagtcgTGTGTACGGCAGCGAATGAATGACTATAGTTCACTGCGCGGTCGCGGCTTTAAGCAGTCGGTCTCAACTGCTTGAAGCAGTCCGTGTACGGCGGCCCTTAGCGCTTAGGGCCGCCGTACACGGACTGCTTCAAGCAGTTGAGACCGACTGCTTAAAGCCGCGACCGCGCAGTGAACTATAGTCATTCATTCGCTGCCGTACACAcgactgctcgagcagtcgCGACCGCTTCAAGCCGTCAACTGCATGATGAAATTCCATCGTGCCGTCGACCGCTCGCGAGCGGTTGCGAGGCATACACCGACTGCTCGAGCCGTTGACTGCGCTAGAGCAGTCGACAGCTCTCCGACTTCCCTCTCCCCCCCGCCCTTTGCGGCCTCGCGGCGTCTGTTTTCTCATTTGCCGGCTGTTTTTTGAACATGGAGGGCGTGTGCGATAGTGATGCCCTTATTAGCGCAATTAAAACGCAAGAACTTATTTGGAACTATAAACTTAAGGAACACAGcgacaaaataaagaagaacaatGCATGGGCAATTATTTGTGCCCAAGTAATTGAGAACTTTGATGAAAAACcagttgaagaaaaaaatcaaatcggtAAGTAAAAAAGTCAGTCATttaacacacacatttattattttatttattattaaaaaacagactggtaacaatataatagttgttttgcttcttattatatttttaatatttaaaagaatacagAGGCTATGTTATACGGACGGCGCCCTTTTGATTTATATCATATTCCATTGCCAATCTAGTTTGCCTTCTTCGCTCACAAAGTAATTAGCAAATTCTTCACGGATTGTTGTTAACATAGGTCCACCTGGACGAACTTGCTGGGTTGAATGTATTATAGAATAAGGAAGACCCTCAAACGTATCCTCAAATTTATTTCCATCTCGTTGTTTTACGTAGTTGTGAAGAACACACGATGATTTTACTATATCCACTGCGAAATCAACGTTGACGTTGAGTGGTCTATGAAAGATCCGCCATTTATTAGCTAATATGCCAAACGTGCATTCAATATATCGCCTCGCACGTGATAACCGatagttaaaaattttttttttctctggtaAATTCTTGCCACCATATGGACGCATTAAATTTTCCTGCAAGCTAAACGCTTCATCCCCAATAAACACATTCGGTAATAACGGTCCATTTTGTGATATTGCAGAAGGTGGaggtatatttaactttttttcttgtaacattttatatagacAACTCTCTTCGAAAATAGTCGAGTCAGCGTGCCTTCCATATGAGCCTATATCCACGAAAGTGAACATATGATTACTATCACATACTGCTAGAAGTATtatcgaaaaataatttttatagttataatatgacGATCCACTTTGCGCGGGTTGtattattctaatatgtttGCCATCAACGGCACCGAGGCAGTTCGGAAACTGAGCATTTTTTTTGAAACCATTTATTATGTCTTTCCATTTATCTTTAGTTAGTTGTTCCATACACATATCCTTCATATGTATCCATATATTTCTGCAAACATCCCTCACTATCTTACCTATTGTTGTTGATGCTATTCTAAAACTATATTGCAAATCCATAAATGTACATCCAGTTGCCAAAtacctgtaaaacatatttataaatcaatcaattatactaacttatatttttttgttgttacagccatgttaatacagaaaaaatggaaaacatTAAGAGATGGATACACCAGAtatgctaaaaaaattaaaccaaagagTGGTTCAGCAGCCCTCAACATTCGGCCATATGCATATTATCAGCAGATGTCTTTTTTAAAGGCAATAATAGAAGATAGACCCGacaaaacaaatagtttacAAGAGAGTGAGCACACTGAAATTACGTCCGGAGAAACCGAAAatggtcaaaataaaatacccagagaaagaaacaaaagaaaattaactaCTAAAATCACAGATGAGAACgtcttaattgaaaaattatccaAACGTTTAGATGAAAAAACGCAGAATTCGCGcattgataatgaagatgaagataaattgtttttactatcattagttggcgaattcaaaaaaattaatgagcATTATAAATTAGATGCTAAGACCGAAATACTTAACGTAGTGAAATACTTTAAAGGGATGACAAATCACACATATCCTTCGAGTTATGGTGACAGGGGATATTCATCGTTTAATGATTATCGTGGACCATGGGGTTATAATACTGGCCCCTCTACCTCTACATCAGTGCCTGGTCCCTCTAGATCAGCAACCGGCCCCTCTACATCAATGGCTGATGACCAAAATTCTCAATTTGAAGACCTTTCATCATGTTCTGTAATGTCCGATGAtgtaatttccaatatttttaatgaataaaaattttaataattactatatatttttcttacctcAATGTTACTGCTAGTCTTTCTTCAGGTTCGATACTTCTCCTCATAATTGTGTCTTCCCGTTTAATGTgagactttagtatattatacaattcATCAAACGAAGACTTTGACATTCTAAAATAGTTGAAAAATTTTTCTTCATCACTTCTAAGTTCCATAAACAAATGATGGAATTGTCCACGTTGTTCTCTTAATTGCAAAATTGGATGAACCCaaaattttctcttttgacGTCGCCGCCGTCGTCTCCGCCTGAGCAGGAGCAGCAAAAGCAGTGCTTCCTCGTCAGAATCCATGACTCGACTGTGGTAGAAAAtcaactgctcgagcagttgaGTCGTAGCTCGAGCAGTCAACAACCGACAGCTCAAGCAGTCGACGCCGACCGCTCGAGCGGTCCGTGTATTTCACTCAGCCGCTAACTGCTCGAGCAGTCCGTGTACGGCGGCCCTTAATATTGCAGTTAAATCCTTTGCAAGGAgacgtgtttagataatataatatcgaTAAGAAATACTGATTTTATCTATATTGTGAAGtacttttacaatatttaaagataataaacaatattgataACAAACGATTTAATGTCTATCTATTGGTATTGTTCGATAACATTAAGTATTGCTATGATTGGTACCTAATTGGTAATAACATTGATTATAGCACAGATACTTTCCGCTACTATATTACCTATAACTACGAGTATTAGGGTAAGTGTTATATTTATAGGTTTATAGTAGTAATATCTAGAATTTTCcttctttgtttttatatcaaatagTTAATTCTTCTTCAAAGAAAACTAAAACATTTGGTATGAAAGTTAGAGTGGAAATGATGATTTCAAAAAACACAGTACTTTCTCATAATATGAATTGGAAATCTTTAAAACGTATAatggagaaaaataaattacaaaaaacacaatcattattatttaattgcgaTACCTAAAAATCATGGCTAGCTGATACCTACACGCGACTTCGTAGgcctttgtttttatttttaaagcatcaCACTAAGCACAAATGTGTGGCAGTCGCAGcagaaaaaaatagttaactTTTGGGGTTTTCCAATAGAATATACGTCGGTTAGCTTGTAGATTCGTAGGTAACTATCACTCATAACGAAGTAACAGTTAAATTAAGAGGAATTCGTACTCTTAGTTGACTCAACTAAAGAAACTAAGATACACACttattctgttaaaaaaaatctatttcagtgtcgaatttattaacttaaataaaaaattgggtttagtttttaaatagatttttttctttagagTTTAACTCTACAAAACAACTGGTGCTTAGTTAGTAGTCCttcaataatattagtaataaataaatgtgttataCGTATCACAAAAAAACCTCATTCCATAAATAAACTGATTGATCGTGGAAATTCACTGTTCCATTTTAGTTTATTCTCAGGAGGCGTTCACACATGTAATTTGTTATTACAGCCAAATCGTGGCAAATTTCTTCAATACGTAACCCAGAATACTCGTATTTGTAGTTAGTTTTATGCAACGGCGTGATGCGTGAAATTGATTGGGTCCAGTTTATTGAAGAAGCGGAAGTTTCTGCCCAATCGTTCATTCACGCGActttcattcataaaatattctacaACTTGGGGCACTACGGGCCACTCGCAGgtagtttattgtttactatGCATTGATCGTCTTACATTTTACGCATTCATTCATCTTTTTGGTCTATTGAAAGGGTCCTGCAGATTTAAGCTCTGGATAAGCGTGGATAATAGAGTACcttcttataattaaattttaccaTTAATGTTCGAAGAGATTtcatcgatatttaaatttagcCGATTTACATTTACAAAGATCATGAAGAATTTGCCAAACAATTATTACCTACGTCAAGTGTATCTTCAAGTTTTAAGAAGAAATGTtgggcaagaagaagaagaactccTACCGCCAACtgtccgccatgcttatttatgttAAGTAGCCTTGCTGTGTTTCAGTCTGAAGGGCCTGGTTGCAGGTCGAATGAAATACACTTgcttatcacctacgcctcaagtcaCAGAGCGTGAGAAGCCACTAGTGTGTCCAAGTGTGAAAAGTATGTCCATAAGCTTGCGGTGGTCAAGGAACACTACGTCCTACAAAATGTAAGACGTGTTTCTTGTATGCGCTGTGAAGTGTTGCACAGTTTATAGGAGATGGGTCAACTTATCATTGATTTGGTCCAATTACTCACttatcttatattaaaaaatgcaagaactacctatattatgtaaattcaaGATTAAATTGGTATAACTAATGAAAAATCCACTATCGATTTTATGACATTATTTCATAAAAGTGAAACAAAAGTTCCTAGAGTACGACAACGATCTACACCCATTCGGAAGATTCATTGATTACTGTCTGTAATTCTTTTGATTTCAATGAGTCATTCAGTCTGAGATGAATAATAGAATCAAAGCCGACACTTTCAACGCACATTTGAATAGTCTATTTAGTGTTTGGAGTGTTTTACAAGGCAAAAAATTGTTAGTCAGGTAATTGTCCGACTGCGAAAGCTTTGGTCACTTGGTTCCCACGATACCCGAGTTATTACAGTTTATGAATTGACACTAACACTTTGTTTATCCTTTTGTTTGAAAAGAAACACTGGATAgacaaataaatgtatttgaGTAACAGATGTGTCAGTTTTACCGTTTCCGCAAAAACCTGTTTAAGTTAAGGTACATAAGGACGAAATATTACATTAGGAGCTTATAATAATTAGTCTTTAAAGTATGTTCTCTGACTGTTATTAGTACGTAAATTAAGATTCTTCCGATACCTATTGGTTGGGTATTTCTACACGCAAATATTTTATGCTCCGTGTAGGGTCGAAATTTTTaaacgttaatttattttaaaattaatgttggaA from Pararge aegeria chromosome 18, ilParAegt1.1, whole genome shotgun sequence carries:
- the LOC120631372 gene encoding uncharacterized protein LOC120631372 produces the protein MEGVCDSDALISAIKTQELIWNYKLKEHSDKIKKNNAWAIICAQVIENFDEKPVEEKNQIAMLIQKKWKTLRDGYTRYAKKIKPKSGSAALNIRPYAYYQQMSFLKAIIEDRPDKTNSLQESEHTEITSGETENGQNKIPRERNKRKLTTKITDENVLIEKLSKRLDEKTQNSRIDNEDEDKLFLLSLVGEFKKINEHYKLDAKTEILNVVKYFKGMTNHTYPSSYGDRGYSSFNDYRGPWGYNTGPSTSTSVPGPSRSATGPSTSMADDQNSQFEDLSSCSVMSDDVISNIFNE
- the LOC120631370 gene encoding protein ALP1-like, which translates into the protein MDSDEEALLLLLLLRRRRRRRRQKRKFWVHPILQLREQRGQFHHLFMELRSDEEKFFNYFRMSKSSFDELYNILKSHIKREDTIMRRSIEPEERLAVTLRYLATGCTFMDLQYSFRIASTTIGKIVRDVCRNIWIHMKDMCMEQLTKDKWKDIINGFKKNAQFPNCLGAVDGKHIRIIQPAQSGSSYYNYKNYFSIILLAVCDSNHMFTFVDIGSYGRHADSTIFEESCLYKMLQEKKLNIPPPSAISQNGPLLPNVFIGDEAFSLQENLMRPYGGKNLPEKKKIFNYRLSRARRYIECTFGILANKWRIFHRPLNVNVDFAVDIVKSSCVLHNYVKQRDGNKFEDTFEGLPYSIIHSTQQVRPGGPMLTTIREEFANYFVSEEGKLDWQWNMI